A single genomic interval of Cucumis sativus cultivar 9930 chromosome 5, Cucumber_9930_V3, whole genome shotgun sequence harbors:
- the LOC101217695 gene encoding defensin Ec-AMP-D2 yields MKFFSAPIFLLLLIFGSGMAPMVAEARVCESPSHNFKGLCFSDTNCGNICKTEGFSGGVCRGFRRRCFCTKHCV; encoded by the exons ATGAAGTTCTTTTCAGCACCAATTTTCCTTTTGCTCCTCATTTTTGGCTCTG GGATGGCGCCAATGGTGGCGGAGGCGAGGGTATGCGAATCTCCGAGCCACAATTTCAAGGGTCTGTGCTTTAGTGACACAAATTGTGGGAATATCTGCAAGACAGAGGGGTTTAGCGGTGGCGTTTGCAGGGGATTTCGCCGTCGCTGCTTTTGCACAAAGCACTGTGTTTGA
- the LOC105435412 gene encoding defensin J1-2, whose amino-acid sequence MNFFSAAIFLLLLLLGTGMGPMVTEARTCESPSHRFKGLCFSKNNCGHVCKTEGFHGGHCRGFRRRCFCTKHCV is encoded by the exons atgaacTTCTTTTCTGCTGCAATTTTCTTGCTCCTCCTGCTTCTCGGCACAG GGATGGGGCCAATGGTAACAGAGGCAAGAACATGCGAATCTCCAAGCCATCGCTTCAAGGGGCTGTGCTTCAGTAAGAACAACTGTGGCCATGTCTGCAAAACGGAGGGCTTTCACGGCGGCCATTGCCGGGGCTTCCGTCGCCGCTGCTTCTGCACAAAGCACTGTGTTTGA
- the LOC101217940 gene encoding pentatricopeptide repeat-containing protein At5g13770, chloroplastic — protein MALSPSPDCSFPPSNSFRKSHFISTSNFSLLFSLPTSNLPSLHLNSSGCPSPILEQPSIALPDIHSNSNLHDFQLPSLPNVQDLNDFLCGLSQNPGTEDLIYDYYVKAKETAGFRPQKSTLRHLIRYLVRLKKWDLILLVSRDFVDFGVCPDRDTCSKLVSSCVRGRKFKVVKSLLEVFERDSGVAMTAFEAAMRGYNKLHMHKSTIMVFQRLKSARIEADSGCYCRVMEAYLKLGDSERVMELFNEVESRISVSTPFSTKIYGILCESLAKSGRVFESLEFFRDMRKKGIAEDYTIYSALICTFASIQEVKLAEDLYNEAKAKKLLRDPAMFLKLILMYVQQGSLEKALEIVEVMKDFKIGVSDCIFCAIVNGYATRRGYEAAVKVYEKLIEDGCEPGQVTYASAINAYCRVGLYSKAEDIFGEMEEKGFDKCVVAYSSLISMYGKTGRLKDAMRLLAKMKEKGCQPNVWIYNILMEMHGKAKNLKQVEKLWKEMKRKKIAPDKVSYTSIISAYVKASEFEKCEQYYREFRMNGGTIDKAFGGIMVGVFSKTSRVDELVKLLRDMKLEGTRLDERLYRTALNALMDAGLQVQAKWLQDHYAGKSGFV, from the coding sequence ATGGccctctctccctctcccgACTGCTCATTCCCTCCATCAAACTCTTTCAGAAAATCCCATTTCATCTCCACCTCTAActtctctctccttttctctcttcccACTTCAAATCTTCCATCCCTTCATCTAAATTCCTCCGGTTGCCCTTCCCCAATCTTAGAACAACCCTCCATCGCATTACCCGACATCCATTCAAACTCCAATCTTCACGATTTTCAACTTCCCTCCTTGCCCAACGTTCAAGATTTGAACGATTTCTTATGTGGGTTGTCGCAAAACCCCGGAACCGAGGATTTGATCTATGACTATTATGTGAAAGCGAAGGAGACGGCTGGGTTTCGACCTCAGAAATCGACATTGCGGCATCTGATCAGGTACTTAGTTCGATTGAAGAAATGggatttgattcttttagtTTCTAGGGACTTTGTGGATTTTGGTGTTTGCCCTGATAGAGATACTTGTTCTAAATTGGTTAGTAGTTGTGTTAGAGgtagaaaatttaaagttgtCAAGTCTTTGCTTGAGGTTTTTGAAAGGGATAGTGGTGTTGCTATGACTGCTTTTGAAGCTGCCATGAGAGGCTACAATAAGCTTCACATGCACAAAAGCACTATCATGGTTTTCCAGCGCTTGAAATCTGCAAGAATCGAAGCAGATTCTGGATGTTATTGTAGGGTCATGGAAGCCTATCTTAAACTTGGGGATTCTGAGAGAGTTATGGAACTGTTTAATGAAGTGGAGAGTAGGATTTCGGTTTCTACGCCATTTTCGACCAAGATTTACGGGATACTTTGCGAGTCCTTAGCAAAGTCGGGGAGGGTTTTCGAGTCGCTTGAGTTTTTTAGAGATATGAGGAAGAAAGGGATCGCAGAAGACTACACTATTTACTCTGCTTTGATATGTACTTTTGCTAGCATCCAGGAAGTTAAATTAGCGGAAGATCTTTACAATGAAGCAAAAGCCAAGAAGTTGTTGAGGGACCCTGCGATGTTTCTAAAGCTCATATTGATGTACGTTCAACAAGGATCATTAGAAAAGGCACTTGAGATTGTTGAAGTAATGAAAGACTTTAAAATTGGAGTCTCTGACTGTATTTTCTGTGCAATTGTCAATGGTTATGCCACGAGAAGGGGCTATGAAGCTGCAGTTAAAGTTTACGAGAAGTTGATCGAAGACGGATGTGAGCCAGGACAAGTGACGTACGCCTCAGCAATCAATGCCTACTGCCGTGTCGGACTCTACTCGAAAGCAGAGGACATTTTTGGAGAAATGGAGGAGAAAGGGTTTGATAAATGTGTGGTAGCTTACTCTAGCTTGATATCAATGTATGGAAAAACAGGGAGATTAAAGGATGCAATGAGGCTATTAgcaaagatgaaagaaaaagggtgTCAGCCAAATGTTTGGATATACAACATATTGATGGAGATGCATGGGAAGGCTAAGAATTTGAAGCAAGTTGAGAAGTTATGGAAGGAAATGAAGCGCAAAAAGATAGCACCTGATAAGGTTAGCTATACAAGTATCATAAGTGCCTATGTCAAGGCATCAGAATTCGAAAAGTGCGAGCAATATTACCGGGAGTTTCGGATGAACGGGGGCACCATTGACAAGGCATTTGGGGGGATCATGGTTGGGGTGTTCTCAAAGACGAGTCGGGTTGATGAGCTGGTGAAGCTTCTCAGAGACATGAAGTTAGAAGGAACAAGGCTGGATGAGAGGCTTTATAGGACAGCATTGAATGCTCTGATGGATGCTGGGTTGCAAGTGCAAGCAAAATGGTTGCAAGATCATTATGCTGGAAAATCAGGCTTTGTTTAA
- the LOC101212982 gene encoding protein SLOW GREEN 1, chloroplastic: MSSTFASISSPSSSSFSSIFNFNPSNSKMVSFSNNLRFAAPLSRSSVSVHPFRVRASSVPVPVPRTHHPVVHCLRNYAKAAILIGAAATMVGKFSNLPARAESSAVVAEEASRVEETTSDHRIFEDSDQDGRQSSPLNDFLESNSEAVEALKSLLQQKLENGEDEEALKILKQLVSALPSVTEWKFLMARLLGEMGKTEHAREVFEEILAVNPLSFEALFENALLMDRCGEGEAVIRRLEEALRIAENENKAKEARDVKLIMAQIQFLQKNVEEALKSYKELVKEDPSDFRPYFCQGMIYSLLDKNIEAKQQFAKYRELSPKKFEVDGYLRTPLSRMKIFGSDEN; this comes from the coding sequence atGAGCTCCACATTTGCTTCCATCtcttcaccttcttcttcatctttttcatccATCTTCAATTTCAATCCATCTAATTCTAAAATGGTCTCATTCTCGAACAATCTTCGTTTTGCTGCTCCCCTTTCTCGCAGTTCCGTTTCTGTGCATCCGTTTAGGGTTAGGGCTTCCTCTGTTCCCGTTCCCGTTCCCAGGACCCACCACCCTGTTGTTCATTGTCTCCGCAACTACGCCAAAGCTGCGATTCTCATTGGTGCTGCCGCCACCATGGTTGGGAAGTTCTCGAATTTGCCTGCCAGAGCTGAATCGTCTGCGGTGGTGGCTGAGGAAGCTTCAAGAGTGGAGGAAACCACCTCCGATCATCGGATTTTTGAGGATTCAGACCAGGACGGGAGGCAATCCTCGCCGTTAAATGACTTTCTCGAATCGAATTCTGAGGCTGTCGAGGCCCTCAAATCTCTCCTACAGCAAAAGCTTGAAAATGGTGAGGATGAAGAAGCGCTAAAAATTTTGAAGCAATTGGTATCTGCTCTGCCGTCAGTGACTGAGTGGAAATTTCTGATGGCTAGGTTGCTTGGGGAAATGGGCAAAACGGAACATGCAAGAGAAGTTTTTGAAGAGATTTTGGCTGTCAATCCATTGTCTTTCGAAGCATTGTTTGAAAACGCATTGTTAATGGATCGTTGTGGGGAAGGGGAAGCTGTGATTCGGCGATTGGAAGAAGCTTTGAGAATCGCTGAGAACGAAAACAAAGCTAAGGAAGCCAGAGATGTGAAGTTGATAATGGCTCAAATACAATTCTTGCAGAAGAATGTTGAGGAAGCCTTGAAAAGTTACAAAGAATTGGTGAAGGAAGATCCAAGTGACTTTAGGCCTTACTTCTGTCAAGGAATGATCTACAGCTTGCTTGATAAGAATATAGAGGCCAAACAGCAATTTGCCAAATACAGGGAGCTCTCACCAAAGAAATTTGAGGTTGATGGGTATCTAAGAACTCCATTGTCAAGGATGAAAATCTTTGGATCAGATGAAAACTAA